Sequence from the Nocardia cyriacigeorgica GUH-2 genome:
CGAGCCTTGCGTAGCGCGCCGATCACGTCCGGGCGCTGGTTGGCCGCCGTCATCAGGGCCGCGAACGCACGCGGCCGGGGGCGACGGGAGGACCCGGCTTCCGCCGGGGAATCGACCGCGCCGGGGACGGCGCCATCGGCTTCCGGTTCCGGTCCGGACACCGCACCGCCGGAAGGTGTTCTGCTCACGCCCCGAGGGTATCCCAGCCGACCCGGCGCCGGTGACGGCGATAAACGGCACCGGCCCGGTGCGAAAGTTCGCACCGGGCCGGAAAGTACCGCACCGTCCGCCGGGCAGTGGCGGACGGTGCGAGGGGCGCGGACCTCCCGACAAGGTCTGCTACCCACAACCCGAGTGGCGAGGGAGGGCAACTCGGGTAGTCATGGGTTCGGACTAGGCGTCACGTTGGTTCACCGCGAACAGCGCACCACCGAACACGATCGCGACGAAGGCGATGAAGTAGAGCAGGCTGCCCCACACGCCCCAGTGCCAGTTGCCCACCGGTCCTTCGACCGCGAGGAAACGGTTGGCGTTGGCGAAGGGCAGGAACGGCGTCACATTGCGGCCGAAGCTACCGAAGGCGCCCAGCAGCGGCTCGATGAGCAGCGACCACAGCACGATCAGCGAGATGGCCGCCGCCGACTGCCGCACCAGCACACCGACCGCGATGGCCAGCGCCACGCACAGGAAGGTGTAGATGGGCAGGCCGTAGATCGTGCGCCAGTGGCCTTCCAGCACCAGGGTCGCGGCCGCTTCGGACCCGCCGACCAGCTTGCCGACCAGGAACGCGCCGAACGCGAGCGCCGTGGTGAGCACGGCGCCGTAGAACCCGACGAGCGCGGTCTTGGTGAGGATCACCAGGTTGCGGTTGGGCACCGCCTGGAACGTCGTGCGGATGACGCCGAAGCGGTATTCGCTGGTCACCGTGAGCGCGGCCATGATCATCAAGACCATCACGCCGAAGCCCGAGACGCCCGCGGTCACCGTGCCGATATCGAGCGAGGGCACCTCACCCGAATCGGTGCCCGCGGTGCGTACGACCAGGGCGAACAGCGCCGCCAGGCCGAGGCCGAGCACGACGACGATCGCCGAGCACCACCAAGGCGACCTGGTCGAGGTCAGTTTGATCCGTTCCGCTTCCAGCACGCCGATCACAGCGCACCTCCCATCACCTGATCGTCGGTGCCGACGCCCCCGCCGTGGTACTGCACGGCGCCGCCGGTCATCCGCATGAACGCCTCCTCCAGCGAGGCCCGCTGCGGCGCGAGTTCGAACAGCGTGATGTCGTTCGCGCCGGCCAGCTTGCCGACCGCGTCACTGGTGACGCCTGCGATCATCAGCGCCGGGCCGTCCTGGCCGGTGCCGTCCTCGCGCACGGTCATGCCGTTGGAGGTGAGGATGCTGCGCAGCTGGTCGAGCTGCGGGCTGCGCACCCGCACCGACGACTCCGAAGCGCGGTCGATGAATTCCTGCGTGGTCGAATCCGAGATGAGCTTGCCGCGCCCGATCACCACCAGGTGCTCGGCGGTCTGCGCCATCTCCGACAGCAGGTGGCTCGACACCAGCACGGTGCGACCCTCGGCGGCCAGGCGCTGCATGAACCGGCGGATCCAGAGGATGCCCTCGGGGTCGAGGCCGTTGACCGGCTCGTCGAACAGCAGCACCGGCGGATCGCCGAGCAGCGCGCCGGCCAGGCCGAGGCGCTGCGACATGCCGAGGGAGAATCCGCCCGCGTTCTTCCCGGCGACCTCGGACAGGCCGACCAGCCGCAGCACCTCTTCGACCCGCGATTTCGGGATGCCGTTGGAGGCGGCCATCCATTGCAGATGAGCGCGCGCGGAACGGTTCGGGTGGACCCATTTGGCGTCCAGCAGCGCACCCACTTCGCGCAGCGGCTGCTCCAGCTCGTGGTACGGCCTGCCGTTGATCAGCGCGGTACCGGCGGTCGGCCGGTCCAGCCCGAGGATCATGCGCATCGTGGTCGACTTACCGGCGCCGTTCGGTCCGAGGAAGCCCGTCACCTGTCCGGGACGAACGGTGAAGGTCAGATCCTGAACCGCGACGGTCTGCCCGTAGTGCTTGGTCAGGCCCTTCAGTTCGATCATGCCTACAGCATTGCGCAGAATCCGCCGGCGCGCGTCGGTATAAAGGCTTGCGATCGGTCATCCTCGAGGATGATCTGTTCCCTCGGTGATCCCCGGGGTCGACCCCGAGGGGTCGGTCCGGTCAGCCGATCGCCGGTGACGACGCCTGAGCCCAGAAGCGCTTGGGAATCCGCCCGGCCTCGCGCGCCAGTCGACCGGCCCGCACGGCGTCGGCCATGGCGGCCGCCATCAGCGCCGGTCGCCTGGCCCGGGTCACCGCCGTCGCCAGCAGCACCGCCGAGCAGCCCAGTTCCATGGCCAGCGCGGCATCGCTCGCGGTACCGATCCCGGCGTCCAGGATCACCGGCACCCCCGCCTCGGCCACGATCATCTCGATATTGTGCGGATTGCCGATGCCGAGACCGGTGCCGATCGGTGCGCCCAGCGGCATCACCGCCGCGCAACCCGCTTCCTCGAGCCGACGGGCCAGGATCGGGTCATCGTTGGTGTAGGGCAGGACCACGAAACCGGCGTCGACCAGCTTTTCCGCCGCGTCGAGCAGTTCGATCGGGTCGGGCAGCAGGGTGCGCTCGTCGGCGACGACCTCGAGCTTGACCCAATTGGTGTCGAGCGCCTCGCGGGCCAGCTGCGCGGTGAGCACCGCCTCGGCGGCGGTGCGGCAGCCCGCGGTATTGGGCAGCGGGGCGATGTCGAGGCGCTTGAGCAGGTCGAGCACGCCGGTGCCGCCGGCCGCGTCGACCCGGCGCATGGCAACCGTGGTCAGCTCGGTGCCGGAGGCGACCAGGGCCTCTTCCAGCACTGCCAGGCTCTCGGCGCCGCCGGTGCCCATGATGAGCCGGGAGCCGAACTGCCTGCCCGCGATCTCGAGCGGAACGTCGGGGGCCACGGAGTCAGCCACCCTGGACCGCCGTCAGCACGTCGATCTGCCAGCCGCGGCCGACCGGCTCGTCCCAGCGCGATTTCGGGAACACCGCGCCGTCGACGGCCAGCGCCACCCCCTGGCAGGGCAGATCCAGCCGGGTGAGCAGTTCGCGCACGGACAGCGGTTCGGCGAACTCGTGGTCCTCGCCGTTCACGGTGACACCGATGGGCACGGATAGCGCGGTCATCGAACTCCTCCTGCGGATGAGACAGCCGGCGCGGACGGCGCCGAGAAGCGTTGCGGATCAGCCGAAGCCACCTCGGGCAGCGGGGCGCCCGCCAGCTCGGCCAGCACCGCGTCGGCGGTGATGGCGGTGGTGAGCATGCCGTTGCGGCCATGTCCGGTGGCGGCGATGATCCGGTCGGTGAGCCTGCCGATCAGCGGCAGATTGTCCGGTGTGCCGGGACGCGAGCCCGCATTCGCTTCGGCCAGTTCGTATTCGCCGATCCCGGGCAGAATGGCTTCGGCGTCGGCGATCAGGTCGCGGACACCGGCGACGGTGACCGCCACGTCGAAGCCCGCCTCGTATTGTGTTGCGCCGACGACGATTCCATCGCCACGCGGCACCAGATACACCGGCCTGCCGTGCACGCGAGCCCGGATCACCCGGGTCGGCACCGGCTGTGCCCCCGGACGATGGCGCAACCGCAGGATCTCGCCCTTGACCGGGCGAACCGGCAGCTGCGGGCAGAGCCGGGCGGACGAAGCGCCCGCGGCCAGCACGATCTGATCGTGTGGCAGGGCATCGAGGTCGTCGACGGTGTCGGCGCGCACCTCGACCCCGGCGGCGTCGACGGCCACCCGCAGCGCGGTGAGCAGCAGCCGGTTGTCGATGGCGGGCTCGGCAGTGGCAAGCATGCCGGCGCGGACGGTGCGGGCCAGGCCCGGTTCCAGCTCGCGTACCCCGGCGCGGTCGAGAATGCGCAGGTCGTGGCCGTGGCCACCGACCCAGTCGGCGATGGTGTGCAGGTCCGCGGCGTCGGCGGCGTCCAGTGCCACCGTCAGCGTCTGCTCGGCGACGTAGACGTCGGTGCCGGTGGCGGCCTCGAGCCGGGCGGCGAAGGCGGGCCAATGCGCGAGCGCGGCGGCGCCGAACTCCAGAACCGCGTCCTCGCCCGGCCAGCCCTCCGACAGCGGGGCCAGCATTCCGCCGGCAACCCAGGAGGCGCCGGAGCCGGGCGCCGGATCGAACAGGGTGACCGACCACCCGGCCTCGGCGGCCCGCCATGCCGCGGCGAGCCCGATGGCGCCGCCACCGACGACGGCCAGAGT
This genomic interval carries:
- a CDS encoding ABC transporter permease; this encodes MGVLEAERIKLTSTRSPWWCSAIVVVLGLGLAALFALVVRTAGTDSGEVPSLDIGTVTAGVSGFGVMVLMIMAALTVTSEYRFGVIRTTFQAVPNRNLVILTKTALVGFYGAVLTTALAFGAFLVGKLVGGSEAAATLVLEGHWRTIYGLPIYTFLCVALAIAVGVLVRQSAAAISLIVLWSLLIEPLLGAFGSFGRNVTPFLPFANANRFLAVEGPVGNWHWGVWGSLLYFIAFVAIVFGGALFAVNQRDA
- a CDS encoding ABC transporter ATP-binding protein, encoding MIELKGLTKHYGQTVAVQDLTFTVRPGQVTGFLGPNGAGKSTTMRMILGLDRPTAGTALINGRPYHELEQPLREVGALLDAKWVHPNRSARAHLQWMAASNGIPKSRVEEVLRLVGLSEVAGKNAGGFSLGMSQRLGLAGALLGDPPVLLFDEPVNGLDPEGILWIRRFMQRLAAEGRTVLVSSHLLSEMAQTAEHLVVIGRGKLISDSTTQEFIDRASESSVRVRSPQLDQLRSILTSNGMTVREDGTGQDGPALMIAGVTSDAVGKLAGANDITLFELAPQRASLEEAFMRMTGGAVQYHGGGVGTDDQVMGGAL
- a CDS encoding thiazole synthase, coding for MADSVAPDVPLEIAGRQFGSRLIMGTGGAESLAVLEEALVASGTELTTVAMRRVDAAGGTGVLDLLKRLDIAPLPNTAGCRTAAEAVLTAQLAREALDTNWVKLEVVADERTLLPDPIELLDAAEKLVDAGFVVLPYTNDDPILARRLEEAGCAAVMPLGAPIGTGLGIGNPHNIEMIVAEAGVPVILDAGIGTASDAALAMELGCSAVLLATAVTRARRPALMAAAMADAVRAGRLAREAGRIPKRFWAQASSPAIG
- the thiS gene encoding sulfur carrier protein ThiS, whose amino-acid sequence is MTALSVPIGVTVNGEDHEFAEPLSVRELLTRLDLPCQGVALAVDGAVFPKSRWDEPVGRGWQIDVLTAVQGG
- the thiO gene encoding glycine oxidase ThiO, whose translation is MPTLAVVGGGAIGLAAAWRAAEAGWSVTLFDPAPGSGASWVAGGMLAPLSEGWPGEDAVLEFGAAALAHWPAFAARLEAATGTDVYVAEQTLTVALDAADAADLHTIADWVGGHGHDLRILDRAGVRELEPGLARTVRAGMLATAEPAIDNRLLLTALRVAVDAAGVEVRADTVDDLDALPHDQIVLAAGASSARLCPQLPVRPVKGEILRLRHRPGAQPVPTRVIRARVHGRPVYLVPRGDGIVVGATQYEAGFDVAVTVAGVRDLIADAEAILPGIGEYELAEANAGSRPGTPDNLPLIGRLTDRIIAATGHGRNGMLTTAITADAVLAELAGAPLPEVASADPQRFSAPSAPAVSSAGGVR